TGAAACGCAATATCTTCAGGTTCAGCTGATGCGTTTTGGTGGAAATATCAGCCGAACCGCTAGCTTTGTGCAGATGGAGCGCAGTGCCCTGCACCGTAAGCTCAAGCAATTAGGGGTAACGCACGAGGGAAGAGGGCGCTCGCAGTCCCAAGCAGCGAAAAAACTCCTAAAATCCTCTTCAGAAGGGGCTTTGGTAAAGGACGCCGAGTCTAAAAAAGAGAAAGAGGAAGACTGAATGACACAAGAGGCTTGCCTTCAGGATGACTTTCTCCGTCATCTTTCAAGTGAGAATCTGCCCGTAACCCTATTTTTAATTAACGGGGTGAAATTACAGGGGCATATTACAGCCTTTGATAAGGAAACGGTTTTATT
The genomic region above belongs to Acetobacteraceae bacterium and contains:
- the hfq gene encoding RNA chaperone Hfq — protein: MTQEACLQDDFLRHLSSENLPVTLFLINGVKLQGHITAFDKETVLLRREGHVQLVYKHALSTVMPVAALADFPEKIK